Part of the Streptomyces sp. NBC_01264 genome, GCCGCTGAGCATCCAGCCTGCCGCGCCGACGAGCGGGCCGACGGCGGCGGCGAGCGCGATCAGGGCGGCGAGGGGCTGGCGCCAGCCGAAGCTGCGGGTGGCGACGCGGTGCTTGGCCCCGTCGGCGCCGATGAGGGCGGCGGCCAGCAGGGCGAGTCCGTACACGAGGGTGGCGGGGCCGGCCCAGGTGGTGCGGTTGACGAGGACGGCCAGCACGAGCGCGGCGAGCGCGGTGGCCCAGGCGGCGCGTACGGCGAACTGCCGGTCGGCGCGCAGCAGCGCGGCCAGGGCGGCGAGGACCACGCCGAGGAGGATCAGACCGCCGGCGGTGCGGGGGCCGCCGGGGCTGATGCCGAGCAGGTCCAGGCCGGTGGCCGAGCCGGCCCCGTAGGGCAGTCCGGCCTCGCGCAGGAAGTTCGCGGGGTGGGTGAGCAGGCTCAGCGACCAGGGGGCGAGCACGAGGAGGGGAACGCCGAGGGTCGCCAGGAGGCGGGCGCCGTACGTCTTCCACCGCGCGCGGCGCAGGACCAGCGCGGCGAACCCGAGGAGGGCGGCGAGCGGCCAGACGACGGGGGTGAAGGCCGTGGCCAGGGTCAGCAGGAGGGTATAGGTCCAGACGGAGCGCCAGCTGCCGCCTCCCTCCCCGTCGGCGAATCCGAAGGCGGAGACGGCGGAGCGGGCGATGAGCGGGAGCAGGATCGCGAGGACGGCGGTGCCGATGCGGCCGCCGGCCAGGGCGCCGGTGACGGCGGGGAGGAAGGCGTACGCGACGGCGGCCCAGGCGCGCAGCAGCCGGGATTCCACCAGCGGCCGGGAGGCGAAGTAGGCGGTGAGTCCGGCGAGCGGGACCGAGCAGACGAGCAGCAGGGTCAGGGCGGCGTCGGTGGAGCCGAGGAGCAGGGTGGACAGGACCCCGAGGACGGCCAGGTAGGGCGGCGCCCCGGCGGTGGTGCCGGTACCGACGGGCTGCCAGTCGTCGGCGTAGACGCGCCAGAGGGTGAGTCCGCCGTCGGGGGCGGGCAGCAGGGCTCCGCCCATGAGGGAGCCGCCGCCGAGGAGCGAGCGGCAGGCGATGAGGGAGACGAGCAGGAGGAGGCCGAAGAGGACGGGCGCGGGCTTGCGGGCGATCCGCTTGAGTCGCGCGAACTGTTCGATCTCCAGGTAGTCGGCGTCGTCCCCGCCGGGTCCCGATTCGACGGCTCCGCCGTGCCGGCCGGCGGCGCTGCTCTCGGTGTCGCCGTTGGCGCCGAAGTACTCGGCGAGCTGTTCGGCGTTGGCGCGCAGGCTGGCGCCGGGCGGCGGGAAGAGGGGGCGCAGGACCGGTGCGGCGACGAGGGCGCGGCCCCGTCGGCGGCGGGCTCCGAGGATGCGGCCGGGGCGGAGCAGGGTGGCGAGGAGGCCGGTGACCTCGTCGACGGCCTGTCCGGGGGCCTTGCCGACGAGGTAGGCGAGGGTGCGCACGACGGTGCCGAGCAGGATGCGCAGCAGGACGTACGGCAGGGCGCGGCCGGAGCTGTTGGCCAGCATCGTGTAGACGGCGCCGGCCTTGTCGACGCGGTGCGGGCTGGCGGCGGAGCGGCCGACGCAGTCGACGGTGCGGCGTTCGCGGGCGGAGGCCTCGGCGTGCCGCAGGACGGCGTCGGGGGCGACGAGGACGGCCAATCCGGCGCTCTGGGCGCGCCAGCACAGGTCGACGTCGTCGCGCATGAGGGGCAGTCGGCGGTCGAAGCCGCCGAGCCCGTCGTACACGTCGCGGCGGATGAGCATGCCGGCGCTGGAGACGGAGAGGACGGGCTGGACCTGGTCGTGCTGGCCCTGGTCCTGTTCGCGCCGGTCGAGGCCGGTCCAGCGGCGGCCGCTGCGGGCGATGGTGACGCCGACTTCGAGGAGCTGCCTCTTGTCGTACCAGCCGCGCAGCTTGGGGCCGATGACGCCGGCGTCGGGGTTCTCGTCGGCGACGCGTAGCAGTTCGGCGAGGGCGTCGGGTTCGGGTGCGCAGTCGTCGTGGAGCAGCCAGAGCCACTGGACGGGTTCGCCGTGGGGCAGGTCGGGGAGGTCGTACGTCTCGTCGCGCCAGGTGCGGCTGACGGGATCCCAGCCGGAGGGGCGCTTGAGGTACGGGAGTTCCTCGGGGGTCAGGGTCCCGGCGGTGCGGGCGGCCTCGTCGACGGCGGCGCCGAAGCCGGTGCGGCGGGCGAGGTGCAGGACGCGGTCCTCACCGAAGGCCTCG contains:
- a CDS encoding glycosyltransferase family 2 protein; its protein translation is MSLHSQSSASHQAAAAPEFPRHVVTAVLVAHDGARWLPRTLAGLLGQERPAQSHIAADTGSADDSARLLGEAFGEDRVLHLARRTGFGAAVDEAARTAGTLTPEELPYLKRPSGWDPVSRTWRDETYDLPDLPHGEPVQWLWLLHDDCAPEPDALAELLRVADENPDAGVIGPKLRGWYDKRQLLEVGVTIARSGRRWTGLDRREQDQGQHDQVQPVLSVSSAGMLIRRDVYDGLGGFDRRLPLMRDDVDLCWRAQSAGLAVLVAPDAVLRHAEASARERRTVDCVGRSAASPHRVDKAGAVYTMLANSSGRALPYVLLRILLGTVVRTLAYLVGKAPGQAVDEVTGLLATLLRPGRILGARRRRGRALVAAPVLRPLFPPPGASLRANAEQLAEYFGANGDTESSAAGRHGGAVESGPGGDDADYLEIEQFARLKRIARKPAPVLFGLLLLVSLIACRSLLGGGSLMGGALLPAPDGGLTLWRVYADDWQPVGTGTTAGAPPYLAVLGVLSTLLLGSTDAALTLLLVCSVPLAGLTAYFASRPLVESRLLRAWAAVAYAFLPAVTGALAGGRIGTAVLAILLPLIARSAVSAFGFADGEGGGSWRSVWTYTLLLTLATAFTPVVWPLAALLGFAALVLRRARWKTYGARLLATLGVPLLVLAPWSLSLLTHPANFLREAGLPYGAGSATGLDLLGISPGGPRTAGGLILLGVVLAALAALLRADRQFAVRAAWATALAALVLAVLVNRTTWAGPATLVYGLALLAAALIGADGAKHRVATRSFGWRQPLAALIALAAAVGPLVGAAGWMLSGAAGPLERRDPVQVPAFVAEESGTRDQARTLVIGADSPAVLEYSLVRGSGGRLGDSELAARAGSDTRLDKVVSSLVAGSGADQTDQLGGFAIRYVLVRDGAPQEIGRVLDATPGLSRLSKLEGSALWRVDRQVARAVIVSGKPGEAPIPVASGPVEVHTKIPAGQAGRVLRIADRADPGWQATFKGKPLKAKTVDGWAQGFELPAEAGQLDLVHEDALTRTAWHWAQGLLALVLLVMALPGRRARLDDDLPEDEAPAAEEAGEGRRARRLREQSEPEPRSEPAPAEAAVAADPYAQIPAQPAYGEDAYAYQQPAYGDQGGYAYGAQEQQPQQYAPYPYEQQPQQYTGHPDAAYEQPYEQPYEPYEQQPYPPYQQHPDPHTGYDTYGQHDAEQGGQHAPRPDGSTQQ